A single window of Balaenoptera ricei isolate mBalRic1 chromosome 15, mBalRic1.hap2, whole genome shotgun sequence DNA harbors:
- the MYL11 gene encoding myosin regulatory light chain 11 encodes MAPKKARRRAVAEGGSSNVFSMFDQTQIQEFKEAFTVIDQNRDGIIDKDDLRETFAAMGRLNVKNEELDDMMKEASGPINFTVFLTMFGEKLKGADPEDVITGAFKVLDPEGKGTIKKQFLEELLTTQCDRFSREEITNMWAAFPPDVGGNVDYKNISYIITHGDAKDQE; translated from the exons ATG GCACCCAAGAAGGCCAGGAGAAGGGCAGTGGCAGAGGGCGGAAGCTCCAATGTCTTCTCCATGTTCGATCAGACCCAGATCCAGGAGTTCAAGGAG GCCTTCACAGTAATTGACCAGAATCGTGATGGCATTATTGACAAGGACGACCTGCGGGAAACCTTCGCAGCCATGG GGCGTCTCAATGTGAAGAATGAGGAGCTAGATGACATGATGAAGGAAGCCAGCGGGCCCATCAACTTCACTGTCTTCCTGACCATGTTTGGGGAGAAGCTCAAAG GTGCCGACCCTGAGGATGTGATCACTGGAGCCTTCAAGGTCCTGGACCCTGAGGGGAAGGGCACCATCAAGAAGCAGTT CCTGGAGGAGCTGCTTACCACGCAGTGTGACCGCTTCTCCCGGGAAGAG ATCACAAATATGTGGGCGGCCTTCCCCCCCGACGTGGGCGGCAACGTAGACTACAAGAACATAAGCTACATCATCACGCATGGCGACGCCAAGGACCAGGAGTAG